The following coding sequences are from one Schizosaccharomyces osmophilus chromosome 1, complete sequence window:
- the fap2 gene encoding L-saccharopine oxidase has translation MSKTGLIVGCGVFGLSAAVELAKQHAFDKIIAIDAETVPSSLSAANDLNKIIRPEYADIKYMKLAIEAMDSWRSKAPVSSTYHECGRLSINSKDPNRCQFDAVSQANLRKLLGETALVDLNTPDEIRQKFPAFLSNAPLNEDTSAVFNEHAGYASASDALVWMESEAKKFGVEFRYGKCGSFKRFVFPNTNSGSTASVAVEIEDGSIIQADTILLAIGAYMNAYIHTDRRVIAKGLPVAHMQLTEAEYNHYRNMPIIFDPDMAYIFPPDPKTKLLKFSSAGYEYVYNTRTRYDESIITSLPTTPSQYTEIPGYAKESIYRFLRMYLPELADRPLEKCKICWISDTSDSEFLVDKLPGTENVFIANGDSGHAFKFLPNIGKYIAQKIHGTLSTEWQEAWKWKNMDNHTTEVKWRGSQSLVDLKDVSFTPNN, from the coding sequence ATGTCGAAGACTGGTTTGATCGTTGGCTGCGGCGTTTTTGGCCTTTCTGCTGCTGTCGAATTAGCAAAGCAACATGCCTTTGACAAGATCATTGCCATTGATGCAGAAACCGTGCCATCTAGCTTATCAGCTGCAAATGACTTGAACAAAATCATCCGTCCAGAGTATGCAGATATAAAGTACATGAAACTGGCAATAGAGGCGATGGACTCTTGGAGATCCAAGGCTCCAGTATCTTCCACATACCATGAATGCGGTCGGTTAAGTATCAATTCCAAAGACCCCAACAGATGTCAGTTTGACGCTGTTTCTCAAGCCAATTTAAGAAAATTGTTAGGAGAAACTGCATTGGTTGATCTCAACACTCCGGACGAGATCCGCCAAAAATTCCCTGCTTTCTTATCAAACGCTCCTTTAAACGAAGATACCTCGGCAGTCTTTAATGAACACGCTGGCTATGCCAGTGCATCGGACGCATTAGTATGGATGGAATCAGAGGCTAAAAAGTTTGGAGTGGAATTTCGGTATGGAAAGTGTGGCTCTTTTAAacgatttgtttttccaaatacCAACTCTGGTTCCACCGCTTCCGTCGCtgttgaaattgaagatgGTTCAATCATACAAGCGGATACCATCCTACTGGCCATAGGTGCTTACATGAATGCCTACATTCATACAGACCGTCGGGTTATAGCCAAAGGGCTACCCGTTGCTCATATGCAATTAACGGAAGCAGAATACAATCATTACAGAAATATGCCAATCATTTTTGACCCTGACATGGCCTACATTTTTCCTCCGGATccaaaaaccaaacttCTAAAGTTCTCTAGTGCCGGCTACGAATATGTCTACAATACGCGGACTCGTTACGATGAATCTATTATTACCTCCTTACCAACTACTCCATCTCAATACACTGAAATTCCGGGTTACGCCAAAGAAAGTATTTATCGCTTTCTACGGATGTACCTTCCTGAATTGGCAGATCGTCCTCTAGAAAAGTGCAAAATATGCTGGATCTCCGATACCTCCGATTCTGAATTCTTAGTAGATAAGTTGCCTGGAACAGAGAATGTTTTCATTGCTAATGGAGACAGTGGTCATGCTTTCAAGTTTTTACCCAACATAGGCAAGTACATTGCTCAAAAAATACACGG
- a CDS encoding succinate-semialdehyde dehydrogenase, translating to MSSTASLFHRPELFGLNQPVAPSVVHGKWFTSNSKKFFSVENPSDTQEVGKVTDMTVDETKKAIEAASDAFKSYKNLTHVQRSELLSRWATLIEENKEDLVKMLTMENGKPLSHSDMEVSASIGYIKWYAGEAVRVFGDVAPSSLQMNNFILSVKQPVGISGLITPWNFPSAMVTRKGGAALAAGCTIVIMPSASTPYSCLGLVKLAQEAGFPEGVINVVTTSNVSEHGKELTTNPLIRKISFTGSTNVGKILMSQSASTVKKISMELGGNAPFIVFPDFPVDQAVQSLCNIKFFSAGEVCVCPNRVYVHKDIYEEFSKQLLEKVKSIKVGDGLDPSTGLGPLISKQGCDKMASHIEDSVSKGAKLLAGGKPITDKGGYFFEPTVLTNLNQDMIVACEETFGPLISLFQFDNVDQVLEWANDTEVGLAAYVFSKDVTTLVHVAKELEVGLVGANIELVDEPFMSFGGIKQSGFGKEAGRHGVEEFMIIKEINLKTQ from the coding sequence ATGTCATCAACAGCTTCCTTGTTTCATCGCCCTGAATTGTTTGGCCTTAATCAACCCGTTGCTCCTAGCGTTGTGCATGGAAAATGGTTCACTTCGAATAGcaagaaattcttttccGTTGAGAATCCATCAGACACCCAAGAAGTCGGTAAAGTAACCGATATGACTGTGGATGAGACCAAAAAAGCTATAGAGGCCGCTTCGGACGCTTTCAAATCCTATAAAAACTTAACCCATGTACAGCGAAGCGAACTATTAAGTCGCTGGGCTACCCTGATAgaggaaaacaaagaagatttgGTAAAGATGCTCACTATGGAAAATGGTAAACCTCTTTCGCACTCTGATATGGAGGTTTCTGCTTCAATTGGCTATATCAAATGGTATGCAGGAGAAGCTGTTCGTGTTTTTGGTGATGTCGCACCTTCCAGCTTGCAAATGAACAACTTTATCTTGTCCGTAAAGCAACCCGTCGGCATTTCCGGTTTAATAACACCATGGAATTTCCCTAGTGCTATGGTTACTCGAAAGGGAGGTGCTGCATTGGCTGCTGGTTGTACTATCGTTATCATGCCTTCGGCTAGTACTCCTTATTCTTGCCTTGGCCTTGTCAAACTTGCACAGGAAGCTGGTTTCCCTGAAGGTGTTATCAATGTTGTCACTACTTCCAATGTTAGTGAACATGGCAAAGAGCTAACTACCAATCCTTTGATCCGTAAAATCTCTTTCACAGGAAGTACAAATGTCGGAAAAATCCTTATGAGCCAAAGTGCTAGTACggtgaaaaagatttcaatGGAACTGGGTGGAAACGCCcctttcattgtttttccCGACTTCCCTGTTGATCAAGCCGTGCAATCACTCTGCAATATCAAATTCTTCAGTGCTGGTGAAGTTTGCGTCTGCCCTAACCGTGTCTACGTTCACAAGGACATATATGAAGAATTCAGTAAACAGCTTCTAGAGAAAGTCAAAAGCATAAAGGTCGGTGACGGACTTGATCCTTCTACCGGTTTAGGTCCTTTGATTTCCAAGCAAGGATGTGATAAAATGGCAAGCCATATTGAGGATTCTGTCTCAAAGGGTGCCAAGTTATTAGCAGGCGGCAAGCCTATTACCGACAAAGGTGGATACTTTTTTGAACCCACTGTTCTTACAAACTTGAACCAAGATATGATCGTCGCCTGCGAAGAAACCTTTGGTCCATTGATTTCCCTGTTCCAATTCGACAATGTTGATCAAGTTTTAGAGTGGGCTAATGACACCGAAGTTGGCTTGGCTGCTTatgttttttcaaaggaCGTCACTACCTTAGTCCATGTGGCTAAAGAGCTCGAAGTTGGTCTCGTTGGTGCAAACATTGAATTGGTAGACGAGCCTTTCATGTCTTTTGGTGGTATCAAACAGAGCGGTTTCGGAAAAGAAGCCGGTCGTCATGGTGTTGAAGAGTTCATGAtcatcaaagaaataaaccTTAAGACTCAATGA